From one Gracilinanus agilis isolate LMUSP501 chromosome 5, AgileGrace, whole genome shotgun sequence genomic stretch:
- the LOC123249755 gene encoding tripartite motif-containing protein 43-like: protein MEMIQTLQTEITCGICGTYFSQPVTMECGHSFCQACLPWSWRLGATYFTCPQCRQVSQSREFPAINVFLEKVTNVGKQLIFHSLKRTEGQSLCPTHKEVVKLFCEEDQTFLCVHCSQTAEHGTHTLSPVEEAAHKYREKLQEILSNLGKHCEEAEKMLSQEEISFVHWKCMTMGEYNRLHLFLCKEEFHCSERLEEEQNSREERLSQHIQSLQEFIEELLESSLKSDVELLQDVKDFLRRSESSMSQRLKVVIPELRQYPLPGMIEILNKFRVDIRVDPQSANPCVIVSKDLRSLWAAEGWQGELNHLEDPAHHYVFAEQTLSSGRYYWEVDVTQVPQWTLGIHAPSVRRSREDSQDSHNSVFLLRCVKMEDVYCFQTYPGFLNHQGKDPIPRIGIYLEFSSGTLVFYNVLQSALIYRFSLNGLSQPVRPIFSPGPPLPGTKPGPMTICPVKTHLCAGCYSSL, encoded by the coding sequence ATGGAAATGATCCAGACACTGCAGACAGAAATCACCTGTGGGATCTGTGGGACCTACTTTTCTCAGCCAGTCACCATGGAGTGTGGGCACAGCTTTTGTCAAGCATGTCTCCCCTGGAGCTGGAGACTTGGAGCTACATATTTCACTTGCCCTCAGTGCAGGCAAGTTTCCCAAAGCAGAGAATTCCCAGCAATCAATGTGTTCCTGGAAAAAGTGACTAATGTTGGTAAGCAGCTCATCTTCCATTCTTTGAAGAGAACTGAAGGCCAGAGTCTGTGCCCCACTCATAAGGAAGTGGTCAAGCTCTTTTGTGAGGAGGACCAGACATTTCTCTGTGTGCATTGCTCCCAAACAGCAGAGCATGGAACTCACACCTTATCTCCTGTAGAAGAGGCTGCTCACAAGTACAGGGAGAAGCTCCAGGAGATCTTGAGCAATCTGGGGAAGCACTGTGAAGAAGCAGAGAAAATGCTTTCTCAGGAAGAGATATCTTTTGTCCACTGGAAATGTATGACCATGGGAGAATACAACAGACTTCACCTCTTCCTGTGTAAGGAAGAATTTCATTGCTCAGAAAGACTGGAGGAAGAGCAAAATTCCAGGGAAGAAAGACTATCCCAGCACATCCAAAGCCTTCAGGAATTCAtagaagaactgttggaatctagCCTCAAATCCGATGTTGAGCTGCTGCAGGATGTCAAGGACTTTTTGAGAAGGAGTGAATCAAGCATGTCCCAAAGGCTCAAAGTTGTCATCCCAGAGTTGAGACAGTATCCCTTGCCTGGGATGATTGAGATCCTCAACAAATTCAGGGTGGACATCAGAGTGGATCCTCAATCAGCCAATCCCTGTGTGATTGTTTCTAAAGATCTGAGGAGTCTGTGGGCTGCAGAGGGCTGGCAGGGGGAGCTCAACCATCTCGAAGACCCTGCTCACCATTATGTCTTTGCTGAGCAGACACTCAGCTCAGGCAGATACTACTGGGAGGTGGATGTGACCCAAGTGCCTCAGTGGACACTGGGGATCCATGCTCCAAGTGTTAGAAGAAGTAGAGAAGATAGCCAAGACTCACATAACTCTGTGTTCCTGCTTCGCTGTGTCAAGATGGAAGATGTTTACTGCTTCCAAACTTATCCAGGATTTTTAAACCATCAAGGGAAAGACCCCATCCCCAGGATTGGGATATACCTAGAATTCAGTTCTGGAACTCTAGTCTTTTATAATGTTCTCCAAAGTGCCCTCATTTATAGATTCTCTCTTAATGGGCTCTCACAACCTGTGAGACCAATCTTTTCTCCAGGACCTCCACTTCCAGGAACGAAGCCTGGTCCCATGACTATCTGTCCAgtgaagactcatctttgtgctGGATGCTATTCATCTCTCTGA